One window of Canis lupus baileyi chromosome 21, mCanLup2.hap1, whole genome shotgun sequence genomic DNA carries:
- the LOC140613649 gene encoding olfactory receptor 5B2-like: MENNTEVSDFILLGLTNAPELQIPLFVIFILIYLITLLGNLGMITLILLDSRLHTPMYFFLSNLSLVDFCYSSTVTPKVMAGLLIGDKVISYNACAVQMFFFAVFATVENYLLASMAYDRYIAVCKPLHYATTMTTGVCAHLTIVSYACGILNASVNVVDTFSLSFCMSSVVHHFFCDIPAVMALSCSDKHFSELILIFISSFNVFFALFVIFISYLFIFITILKIKSGEGYQKALSTCASHLVTVSLFYGTVIIMYLQPSSHHSMDTDKIASVFYTMVIPMLNPVVYSLRNKEVKNAFKKVAEKAKYSLGVVYK, from the coding sequence ATGGAGAACAATACAGAGGTGTCTGATTTCATCCTGTTGGGACTAACCAATGCCCCAGAGCTGCAGATTCCTCTTTTTGTAATATTCATCCTCATTTACCTCATCACTCTGCTTGGGAACCTGGGGATGATCACACTGATCTTGCTGGACTCTCGTCTCCATACTCCTATGTACTTTTTCCTCAGTAATCTGTCTCTGGTAGACTTTTGTTACTCCTCAACAGTCACTCCCAAGGTCATGGCTGGGCTCCTTATAGGAGACAAGGTCATTTCCTACAATGCATGTGCTGTCCAGATGTTCTTTTTTGCAGTCTTTGCTACTGTGGAAAATTACCTCTTAGCATcaatggcctatgaccgctatatAGCAGTGTGTAAACCCCTCCATTATGCCACCACCATGACGACAGGTGTGTGTGCTCATCTCACCATAGTCTCCTATGCCTGTGGCATCTTAAATGCATCTGTAAATGTTGTAGATACCTTCagtctctctttctgtatgtccAGTGTTGTTCATCATTTTTTCTGTGATATTCCAGCAGTCATGGCTCTGTCGTGCTCTGATAAACACTTCAGTGAGCTGATTCTCATTTTTATCTCAAGCTTTAATGTGTTTTTTGCACTTTTTGTTATCTTTATTTCCTATCTGTTcatatttattaccattttgaaGATAAAGTCAGGTGAGGGATACCAGAAGGCTTTGTCTACCTGTGCTTCTCACCTTGTTACAGTTTCCTTATTTTATGGGACAGTCATCATCATGTACTTACAGCCAAGTTCTCATCATTCCATGGACACAGACAAAATCGCATCTGTGTTCTATACTATGGTCATCCCCATGCTGAACCCTGTGGTCTACAGCTTGAGGAACAAAGAGGTCAAGAATGCATTCAAGAAGGTTGCTGAGAAGGCAAAATATTCTCTAGGTGTGGTCTATAAATGA